The following proteins are co-located in the Dromaius novaehollandiae isolate bDroNov1 chromosome 10, bDroNov1.hap1, whole genome shotgun sequence genome:
- the LOC112992726 gene encoding zona pellucida sperm-binding protein 3-like: MGPQSSLALALLCWAVGEVASYTPWDFSWSEPASHRSRADPYAWPWMDEAQSRAVSERRPVVVQCQEAQMVVTVHRDLFGTGRLINVADLTLGPAACKHSSLNTAQNTVTFAAGLHECGSIVQVTHDSLIYRTLINYDPSPASNPLIIRTNPAVIPIECIYPRRENVSSNAIRPTWAPFSSTLSAEERLVFSLRLMNEDWSVERPFTGFQLGDILNIQAEVSTENHVPLRLFVDNCVAALSPDSDSSPHYSIIDFNGCLVDGRSDDTSSAFITPRPREDMLRFRIDVFRFAGDTRNLIYITCHLKVTPADQAPDSLNKACSFNKARNIWAPVEGSRDICSCCETGNCEPLALSRGLNHLDRWPSRRFRRDAPAASGKEVEADVVIGPVFLTADPGAMGSSGEWKEGGRGAAAVPGVGMGLISVAAAVALAVVALAVVVVRRKCARSSAAV; encoded by the exons ATGGGACCCCAAAGCAGCTTGGCGCTGGCTCTTCTCTGCTGGGCAGTGGGCGAGGTGGCCTCCTACACGCCCTGGGACTTCTCTTGGAGCGAGCCAGCGAGCCACAGGTCGAGGGCTGACCCTTACGCCTGGCCGTGGATGGACGAGGCGCAGTCGCGGGCTGTCTCCGAGAGGCGTCCCGTGGTGGTGCAGTGCCAGGAGGCTCAGATGGTGGTGACGGTGCACAGGGACCTCTTTGGCACCGGGCGCCTCATCAACGTGGCAGACCTGACCCTGGGCCCAGCTGCCTGCAAGCACTCCTCGCTCAACACTGCGCAGAACACTGTGACCTTCGCCGCCGGGCTCCACGAGTGTGGCAGCATCGTGCAG GTAACTCATGACTCCCTCATCTACCGCACGCTCATCAACTATGACCCCAGCCCAGCCAGCAACCCACTCATCATCCGGACCAACCCCGCCGTGATCCCCATTGAGTGCATCTATCCCAG GAGGGAAAATGTGAGCAGCAATGCCATCAGGCCCACGTGGGCTCCCTTCAGCTCCACCCTGTCTGCAGAGGAGAGGCTGGTGTTCTCCCTGCGCCTCATGAACG AGGACTGGAGTGTGGAGAGACCGTTTACTGGTTTCCAGCTGGGTGACATCCTGAACATCCAGGCAGAAGTTAGCACTGAAAACCATGTGCCTTTGAGGCTGTTTGTGGACAACTGTGTTGCTGCCCTGAGCCCAGACAGTGACTCCTCTCCTCACTACTCCATTATCGATTTCAACGG ATGCCTGGTAGATGGAAGGTCGGACGATACTAGCTCTGCCTTCATAACCCCACGACCCAGGGAGGACATGCTTCGGTTCAGGATTGACGTGTTCAGGTTTGCAGGGGACACAAGGAACTTG ATCTACATCACCTGCCACCTGAAGGTCACCCCAGCTGACCAAGCCCCCGACTCCTTGAACAAGGCCTGCTCCTTCAACAAAGCCAGGAACAT CTGGGCACCGGTGGAAGGCTCCAGGGacatctgcagctgctgtgagACTGGGAACTGTGAGCCACTCGCACTGTCCAGGGGACTCAACCACCTGGACAGATGGCCCAGCCGCCGCTTCCGGAGAGATGCGCCCGCTGCCAGCG GGAAAGAGGTAGAAGCTGATGTTGTCATCGGACCCGTGTTCCTCACTGCAGACCCAGGCGCAATGGGCTCCtcaggagagtggaaggaaggaggacgGG GTGCAGCGGCAGTGCCTGGCGTGGGCATGGGGCTGATCTCTGTGGCAGCAGCTGTGGCGCTGGCCGTCGTTGCTCTGGCTGTTGTCGTCGTGCGCAGGAAGTGCGCCCGCTCCTCTGCTGCGGTGTGA
- the LOXL1 gene encoding lysyl oxidase homolog 1 yields MERGFWGLWAALGCGLALLARGQRAPGAGEPWRQLIQWENNGRVYSLLNTGSEYVPAGHERPEPGPRVLLADAAPRPAGRPPGNVRRQAPALPLRPGSDTVRGQTRHPFGFGQVPDNWRDGPVGDSTSSQRARPPAGRQRQASSSSSSSSSSSSSAAASFAYSFGQPPYAQVPFQQPPFVSQYESYEAPRAYDEAYAYYRGPGGAAVASAAAGAAVLYPFQPRGRYEEYGEEQSPYRAQGYYPAPERPYVPAAPQPPDGLDRRYSHSLYHDGGEQAFPAAASQGGPVADGTDPRPGQLPAYGAAEPYVPPRGVEPQPPFRPLDPYGAARPEPFLPARSPEVPQALPDSQAAGQARLSVGSVYRPSPNGRGLPDLVPDPNYVQASTYVQRAHLYSLRCAAEEKCLASTAYTAEATDYDVRVLLRFPQRVKNQGTADFLPSRPRHSWEWHSCHQHYHSMDEFSHYDLLDSTTGRKVAEGHKASFCLEDTTCDFGNLKRYACTSHTQGLSPGCYDTYNADIDCQWIDITDVQPGNYVLKVQVNPKYIVLESDFTNNVVRCNIHYTGRYVATTNCKISQS; encoded by the exons ATGGAGCGCGGCTTCTGGGGGCTGTGGGCCGCGCTGGGCTGCgggctggcgctgctggcgcgggggcagcgggcgccgggcgccggcgagCCCTGGCGCCAGCTCATCCAGTGGGAGAACAACGGCCGCGTCTACAGCCTGCTCAACACGGGCTCCGAGTACGTGCCCGCCGGGCACGAGCGGCCCGAGCCGGGCCCCCGCGTCCTGCTGGCCGatgcggccccccgccccgcgggccgcccgccgggCAACGTGCGCCGCCAGGCGCCCGCCCTGCCCCTCCGCCCCGGCTCCGACACCGTGCGCGGGCAGACGCGCCACCCTTTCGGCTTCGGGCAGGTGCCCGACAACTGGCGCGACGGCCCCGTGGGCGACAGCACCAGCTCGCAGCGTGCCCGCCCACCCGCCGGCCGGCAGCGCcaggcttcctcctcctcctcctcctcctcctcctcctcctcctcggcggcgGCGTCCTTCGCCTACTCCTTCGGCCAGCCGCCGTACGCGCAGGTGCCCTTCCAGCAGCCGCCCTTCGTCAGCCAGTACGAGAGCTACGAAGCGCCGCGCGCCTACGACGAGGCCTACGCCTACTAccggggccccggcggggcggccgtggcctcggcggcggccggcgccgccgtgctCTACCCCTTCCAGCCCCGCGGCCGCTATGAGGAGTACGGCGAGGAGCAGAGCCCCTACCGGGCCCAAGGCTACTACCCGGCCCCGGAGAGGCCCTACGTGCCGGCGGCGCCCCAGCCCCCGGATGGCCTCGACCGCCGCTACTCGCACAGCCTCTACCACGACGGCGGCGAGCAGGCCTTCCCGGCCGCCGCCAGCCAGGGCGGCCCTGTCGCGGACGGCACCGACCCGCGGCCCGGCCAGCTCCCGGCCTACGGCGCGGCCGAGCCCTACGTGCCGCCGCGCGGCGTGGAGCCGCAGCCGCCCTTCCGGCCGCTGGACCCCTACGGGGCCGCGCGCCCCGAGCCCTTCCTGCCGGCCAGGAGCCCCGAGGTGCCGCAAGCGCTGCCCGACAGCCAGGCCGCCGGCCAGGCCCGCCTCAGCGTGGGCAGCGTCTACAGGCCCAGCCCGAACGGACGGG GCCTCCCTGACTTGGTGCCGGATCCGAACTATGTCCAGGCCTCCACCTACGTCCAGAGAGCTCACCTCTACTCCCTGCGCTGCGCCGCGGAGGAGAAGTGCCTGGCCAG CACTGCCTACACTGCCGAGGCCACTGACTACGACGTGCGGGTGCTGCTGCGGTTCCCGCAGCGGGTGAAGAACCAGGGCACGGCGGACTTTCTGCCCAGCCGTCCCCGGCACAGCTGGGAATGGCACAGCTGTCACCA GCACTACCACAGCATGGACGAGTTCAGCCACTACGACCTCCTGGACTCCACCACGGGGAGGAAGGTGGCCGAGGGCCACAAGGCCAGCTTCTGCCTGGAGGACACCACCTGCGACTTCGGGAACCTGAAGCGCTACGCCTGCACGTCGCACACCCAG GGCTTGAGTCCGGGTTGCTACGACACCTACAACGCCGACATCGACTGCCAGTGGATCGACATAACAGACGTGCAGCCGGGGAATTATGTCCTAAAG GTCCAAGTGAACCCCAAATACATCGTCCTGGAGTCTGACTTCACCAACAACGTGGTGAGATGCAATATCCACTACACCGGCCGCTATGTTGCCACGACAAACTGCAAAATTTCCCA ATCTTGA